A single window of Neisseria sp. KEM232 DNA harbors:
- a CDS encoding sodium:alanine symporter family protein, which produces MQGIENFLNELNSYVWGRGMLVLLVGTGIWLTLALRGLQFSMLFYALKQAFRPHPKKDDGSDHDGDVSHFGALMTALSATIGTGNIAGVATAVAAGGPGAVFWMWITAVFGMATKYGEGVLAVKFRITNSKGEMSGGPMYYIENGLGKNWKWLAVLFALFGTIASFGIGSSVQANSVAQAMHSSFGIEPWISGVALTLITAFVVLGGIQSIAKVSSIVVPFMAVLYVLGGLVIVFSHLDLLLPALKVILGDAFTGQAVAGGVVGTVIRYGVARGVFSNEAGMGSAPIAAAAAKTDHPVRQALVSMTGTFLDTIVVCSITGIVLVMGLLGADGQFMLPELKGAALTTQTFNALLSGWGGWIVTIGLIFFAYSTILGWCYYGEKCAGYVFGDKFVKPYRVIYVATVMLGTVMSLDLVWTAADTFNGLMAVPNLIALLLLSGVIVKETRDFKAKRASGELEY; this is translated from the coding sequence ATGCAAGGAATAGAGAACTTTCTCAACGAGCTGAACAGCTATGTATGGGGGCGCGGCATGCTGGTGCTGCTGGTCGGCACGGGCATCTGGCTGACGCTGGCCTTGCGCGGTTTGCAGTTTTCCATGCTGTTTTACGCACTGAAACAGGCGTTCCGCCCGCATCCGAAAAAAGACGACGGCAGCGACCACGACGGCGACGTTTCCCATTTCGGCGCGCTGATGACCGCCCTGTCGGCCACCATCGGCACGGGCAATATCGCGGGCGTGGCTACCGCCGTGGCCGCCGGCGGGCCGGGTGCGGTGTTTTGGATGTGGATTACCGCCGTCTTCGGTATGGCCACCAAATACGGCGAAGGCGTGCTGGCGGTGAAATTCCGCATCACCAACAGCAAGGGCGAAATGTCGGGCGGGCCGATGTACTACATTGAAAACGGCCTGGGCAAAAACTGGAAATGGCTGGCCGTTCTCTTCGCTCTGTTCGGCACCATCGCCTCCTTCGGTATCGGCAGCTCCGTACAGGCCAACTCGGTGGCGCAGGCCATGCACAGCAGCTTCGGCATCGAGCCGTGGATTAGCGGCGTGGCGCTGACGCTGATAACCGCCTTCGTCGTACTCGGCGGCATCCAGAGCATCGCCAAAGTCAGCTCCATCGTCGTGCCCTTTATGGCCGTGCTTTATGTGCTCGGCGGCCTGGTTATCGTCTTCTCGCACCTCGACCTGCTGTTGCCCGCGCTGAAAGTGATACTGGGCGACGCCTTCACGGGGCAGGCCGTGGCCGGCGGCGTGGTCGGCACCGTTATCCGCTACGGCGTCGCACGCGGCGTGTTCTCCAACGAAGCGGGCATGGGTTCCGCCCCCATCGCCGCCGCCGCCGCGAAAACCGACCATCCTGTGCGTCAGGCACTCGTTTCCATGACCGGCACCTTCCTCGACACCATCGTCGTCTGCTCGATTACCGGCATCGTGTTGGTAATGGGGCTGCTGGGCGCGGACGGACAGTTTATGCTGCCCGAACTCAAAGGCGCGGCGCTCACCACGCAGACTTTCAACGCCCTCCTGTCGGGCTGGGGCGGCTGGATTGTCACCATCGGCCTGATTTTCTTTGCCTATTCCACCATCCTCGGCTGGTGTTACTACGGCGAAAAATGCGCCGGCTACGTTTTCGGCGACAAATTCGTGAAGCCCTACCGCGTTATCTACGTTGCCACCGTAATGCTCGGCACGGTGATGAGCCTCGATCTGGTGTGGACGGCCGCCGACACCTTCAACGGCCTGATGGCCGTGCCCAATCTGATCGCCCTGCTTCTGCTCTCGGGCGTGATTGTAAAGGAAACCCGCGACTTCAAAGCCAAACGCGCCAGCGGCGAATTGGAGTATTGA
- the ppsA gene encoding phosphoenolpyruvate synthase, with translation MAANYVIWFENLRMTDVDSVGGKNASLGEMISQLSGKGVRVPGGFATTADAYRAFLAHNGLNERISAALAALDVNDVAELARVGKEIRQWILETPFPEELDKAVEEAWNKMTAEAGTDAISVAVRSSATAEDLPDASFAGQQETFLNINGLDNVKEAMKHVFASLYNDRAISYRVHKGFAHDIVALSAGVQRMVRSDHGASGVMFTLDTESGFDQVVFVTSSYGLGEMVVQGAVNPDEFYVHKPTLREGRPAILRKTMGSKLIKMVFTEKAQAGKSVQVVDVPAEQRKQFSVSNEEITELAKYALIIEEHYGRPMDIEWGRDGIDGKIYILQARPETVKSQEESSRSLRRYSIGGDKTVLCEGRAIGQKVGQGKVRLVKDASEMDTVKEGDVLVTDMTDPDWEPVMKRAAAIVTNRGGRTCHAAIIARELGIPAVVGCGNASSVLKEGQEVTVSCAEGDTGLIYDGLLPVEVTDVALDNMPEAPVKIMMNVGNPELAFSFSSLPSEGIGLARMEFIINRQIGIHPKALIEFDKQDEDIREEIESRIAGYASPVDFYVDKIAEGVSTLAASVFPRKVIVRMSDFKSNEYMGLIGGSRYEPHEENPMLGFRGAARYISEDFAECFALECQALKRVRDDMGLTNVEIMIPFVRTLAEAEAVVKALKANGLERGKNGLRLIMMCEVPSNAILAEQFLQYFDGFSIGSNDMTQLTLGVDRDSGGPIAATFDERNPAVKVMLHLAISACRKHNKYVGICGQGPSDHPDFAKWLVEEGIDTISLNPDTVIETWLYLAKEVNK, from the coding sequence ATGGCTGCAAATTACGTTATCTGGTTTGAAAATCTGCGTATGACCGACGTGGACAGCGTCGGCGGCAAAAACGCCTCCCTTGGCGAAATGATTAGCCAACTGAGCGGCAAAGGCGTGCGCGTGCCGGGCGGTTTTGCCACCACGGCCGATGCCTACCGCGCGTTTTTGGCGCACAACGGCCTGAACGAACGCATTTCCGCCGCGCTGGCCGCGCTGGATGTCAACGATGTGGCCGAGCTGGCGCGCGTGGGCAAAGAAATCCGCCAATGGATTTTGGAAACGCCGTTCCCCGAAGAATTGGATAAAGCGGTTGAAGAGGCTTGGAACAAAATGACGGCCGAAGCGGGCACCGACGCGATTTCCGTTGCCGTGCGCTCTTCCGCCACCGCCGAAGACCTGCCCGACGCTTCTTTTGCCGGCCAACAGGAAACCTTCCTGAACATCAACGGCCTGGATAACGTCAAAGAGGCGATGAAACACGTTTTCGCCTCGCTCTACAACGACCGCGCCATTTCCTACCGCGTCCACAAAGGTTTCGCCCATGACATCGTCGCTCTGTCCGCAGGCGTGCAGCGCATGGTGCGCTCCGACCACGGCGCTTCCGGTGTGATGTTTACCCTCGATACCGAAAGCGGCTTCGATCAGGTCGTGTTCGTTACCTCGTCTTACGGCTTGGGCGAAATGGTCGTCCAAGGTGCGGTGAACCCCGACGAGTTTTACGTCCACAAACCGACCCTGCGCGAAGGCCGTCCCGCCATCCTGCGCAAAACCATGGGTTCGAAACTCATTAAGATGGTGTTCACCGAAAAAGCGCAGGCCGGCAAATCGGTTCAGGTGGTGGACGTGCCCGCCGAGCAGCGCAAACAGTTTTCCGTCAGCAACGAAGAAATCACCGAGCTGGCCAAATACGCCCTGATTATCGAGGAACACTACGGCCGCCCGATGGACATCGAATGGGGACGCGACGGCATCGACGGCAAAATCTACATCCTGCAAGCCCGTCCCGAAACCGTGAAATCGCAGGAAGAGAGCAGCCGCAGCCTGCGCCGTTACAGCATCGGCGGCGACAAAACCGTGCTGTGCGAAGGCCGTGCCATCGGTCAGAAAGTCGGACAAGGCAAAGTGCGTCTTGTTAAAGACGCCTCCGAAATGGATACCGTCAAAGAAGGCGACGTACTCGTTACCGACATGACCGACCCTGATTGGGAACCGGTGATGAAACGTGCCGCCGCCATCGTCACCAACCGCGGCGGCCGCACCTGTCACGCCGCCATCATCGCCCGCGAACTGGGCATTCCCGCCGTTGTCGGCTGCGGCAACGCATCTTCCGTTCTTAAAGAAGGTCAGGAAGTCACCGTTTCCTGCGCCGAAGGCGATACCGGCCTGATTTACGACGGCCTGCTGCCGGTGGAGGTAACCGATGTTGCTTTGGACAATATGCCCGAAGCGCCCGTCAAAATCATGATGAACGTCGGCAATCCCGAGCTGGCCTTCTCCTTCTCAAGCCTGCCCAGCGAAGGTATCGGTTTAGCGCGTATGGAGTTCATCATCAACCGCCAAATCGGCATCCACCCCAAAGCCCTGATTGAGTTTGACAAACAGGACGAAGACATCCGAGAGGAAATCGAAAGCCGCATCGCCGGTTATGCCTCGCCTGTTGATTTCTACGTCGACAAAATCGCCGAGGGCGTGTCTACGCTGGCTGCTTCGGTGTTCCCGCGCAAGGTTATCGTCCGCATGTCCGATTTCAAATCCAACGAATACATGGGCTTGATCGGCGGCAGCCGCTACGAGCCGCACGAAGAAAACCCCATGCTCGGCTTCCGCGGCGCGGCGCGCTACATCTCCGAAGACTTCGCCGAATGCTTTGCCCTCGAATGCCAAGCCCTCAAGCGCGTGCGCGATGACATGGGGCTGACCAACGTCGAAATCATGATCCCCTTCGTACGCACCCTGGCCGAAGCCGAAGCCGTCGTCAAAGCCCTCAAAGCCAACGGCTTGGAGCGCGGAAAAAACGGCCTGCGCCTGATTATGATGTGCGAAGTGCCGAGCAACGCCATTCTGGCCGAGCAGTTTCTGCAATACTTCGACGGTTTCTCCATTGGCTCGAACGACATGACCCAGCTCACCCTCGGCGTCGACCGCGACAGCGGCGGCCCCATCGCTGCCACCTTCGACGAGCGCAACCCCGCCGTTAAAGTGATGCTGCATCTGGCCATCTCCGCCTGCCGCAAGCACAACAAATACGTCGGCATCTGCGGTCAGGGGCCGTCCGACCATCCCGATTTCGCCAAATGGCTGGTGGAAGAGGGCATCGACACCATTTCGCTGAACCCCGATACCGTTATCGAAACCTGGCTGTATCTGGCGAAAGAAGTGAACAAATAA
- a CDS encoding pyruvate, water dikinase regulatory protein, translating to MSRRPAFFISDRTGLTSESMGEALLDQFQDIKFKRSTYPFVDTPDKARAMVQIIETAAQQTELRPLVFSSILNEEIRNIIRSSPGLHLSFFDAFLGVLENELGTKARHEAGRIHGIADTARYEARMDAVNFTLNHDDGVSDKDLKDADVILMGVSRSGKTPTCLYLALQYGIRAANYPLTPDDLDSPDLPPMIKPYRSKIYGLTIQPERLADIREERRPNSRYASLATCKQEVADAQAMFRRFDIPFTNTTHKSVEELAASILQACNLKRRF from the coding sequence ATGTCGCGCCGACCCGCCTTCTTCATTTCCGACCGCACCGGCCTCACCTCCGAAAGCATGGGCGAAGCCCTGCTCGACCAGTTTCAGGACATCAAATTCAAGCGCTCCACCTACCCCTTCGTCGACACGCCCGACAAAGCCCGCGCCATGGTGCAGATTATCGAAACCGCCGCACAGCAGACCGAGCTGCGGCCGCTGGTTTTTTCCAGCATCCTCAACGAAGAAATCCGCAACATCATCCGCAGCAGCCCCGGCCTGCACCTGAGCTTTTTCGACGCCTTTCTCGGCGTCTTGGAAAACGAATTGGGCACCAAAGCGCGGCACGAAGCCGGACGCATCCACGGCATCGCCGACACCGCCCGCTACGAAGCGCGCATGGATGCGGTGAACTTCACCCTCAACCACGACGACGGCGTCAGCGACAAAGACCTGAAAGACGCCGACGTCATCCTCATGGGCGTATCGCGCAGCGGCAAAACGCCGACCTGCCTGTATCTCGCCCTGCAATACGGCATCCGCGCCGCCAACTATCCGCTCACGCCCGACGATCTCGACAGCCCCGACCTGCCGCCGATGATCAAGCCCTACCGCAGCAAAATCTACGGCCTCACCATCCAGCCCGAGCGCCTGGCCGACATCCGCGAAGAGCGCCGCCCCAACTCGCGCTACGCCAGCCTCGCCACCTGCAAGCAGGAAGTGGCCGACGCGCAGGCCATGTTCCGCCGCTTCGACATTCCGTTCACCAACACCACCCACAAATCGGTGGAAGAACTCGCCGCCAGCATTTTGCAGGCCTGCAATCTGAAACGCCGTTTTTAA
- the nrdA gene encoding class 1a ribonucleoside-diphosphate reductase subunit alpha produces the protein MNAAENMKVTKRDGRLENIDLDKIHRVVTWAAEGLSNVSVSQVELKSHIQFYNGIRTDDIHETIIKAAADLISQDTPDYQYLAARLAIFHLRKIAYGEFEPPHLFDHVKKLTEAGKYDRHIIEDYSREEFDELNAYIDHSRDMTFSYAAVKQLEGKYLVQNRVTRQIYETPQFLYILVAMCLFSKYPKDTRLSYVKRFYDAVSTFKVSLPTPIMSGVRTPTRQFSSCVLIECDDSLDSINATTSAIVKYVSQRAGIGINAGRIRGLGSEIRGGEAQHTGCIPFFKMFQAAVKSCSQGGVRGGAATLFYPLWHIEAESLLVLKNNRGVEDNRIRQLDYGVQINRLLYTRLIKGGNITLFSPNEVPGLYDAFFADQDEFERLYTKYEQDPNIRKRTLSATDLFSTLMQERAGTGRIYIQNVDHCNTHSPFDPRVAPVHQSNLCMEIALPTKPLDNINDPNGEIALCTLSAFNLGALNSLDELEGLADLTVRALDALLDYQDYPVEAARTATMNRRTLGIGVINYAYYLAKNGVRYSDDSALGLTHRTFEAMQYYLLKASVNLAKEYGACPLFNQTVYSQGKLPIDTYKKDLDAVCSEPLLCDWESLRADIVKYGLRNSTLTALMPSETSSQIANATNGIEPPRGLVTVKASKDGILKQVVPEFETLKDAYETLWQLPGNEGYLKLVGVMQKFVDQAISANTAYDPGKFEGNKVSMKQMLKDLLTAYKYGVKTLYYHNTRDGADDTQTDIQDDGCAGGACKI, from the coding sequence ATGAATGCCGCAGAAAACATGAAAGTAACCAAACGCGACGGCCGTTTGGAAAACATTGATTTGGACAAAATCCACCGCGTCGTAACCTGGGCGGCGGAAGGATTGAGCAATGTCTCCGTTTCGCAGGTCGAGCTCAAATCGCACATCCAGTTTTACAACGGCATCCGCACCGACGACATCCACGAAACCATCATCAAGGCCGCTGCCGACCTGATTTCGCAAGACACTCCGGATTATCAGTATCTGGCCGCGCGCTTGGCCATTTTCCATCTGCGTAAAATCGCTTACGGCGAATTCGAGCCGCCGCACCTCTTCGACCATGTAAAAAAACTCACCGAAGCGGGCAAATACGACCGCCACATCATTGAAGACTACAGCCGTGAAGAGTTTGACGAACTCAACGCCTACATCGACCACAGCCGCGACATGACTTTTTCCTACGCGGCCGTGAAGCAGCTCGAAGGCAAATATCTGGTGCAGAACCGCGTTACCCGCCAGATTTACGAAACGCCGCAGTTTCTCTATATCCTCGTGGCGATGTGCCTGTTTTCCAAATATCCGAAAGACACGCGCCTCTCGTATGTGAAGCGTTTTTACGACGCGGTATCTACATTCAAAGTATCTCTGCCCACGCCCATCATGAGCGGCGTGCGCACGCCTACGCGCCAGTTCTCAAGCTGCGTATTGATTGAGTGCGACGACAGTCTGGATTCCATCAACGCCACCACCAGCGCGATTGTGAAATACGTTTCCCAACGCGCGGGCATCGGCATTAACGCCGGACGTATTCGCGGTTTGGGCAGCGAAATCCGCGGCGGAGAAGCGCAACACACCGGCTGCATTCCGTTTTTCAAAATGTTCCAAGCGGCGGTCAAATCCTGCTCGCAAGGCGGCGTACGCGGCGGCGCGGCAACCTTGTTCTACCCCTTGTGGCACATCGAAGCAGAAAGCCTGTTGGTATTGAAAAACAACCGCGGCGTGGAGGACAACCGCATCCGCCAGTTGGACTACGGCGTGCAAATCAACCGCCTGTTGTACACACGCCTGATTAAAGGCGGCAATATTACCTTGTTCTCGCCCAACGAAGTTCCCGGTCTGTACGACGCGTTCTTTGCCGACCAAGACGAATTCGAGCGTCTTTACACGAAATACGAGCAAGACCCGAACATCCGCAAGCGCACCTTGTCGGCTACCGATTTGTTCTCCACGTTGATGCAGGAACGCGCCGGAACAGGACGTATCTATATCCAAAACGTTGACCACTGCAACACGCACAGTCCGTTTGACCCGCGCGTTGCGCCCGTGCACCAGTCCAACCTGTGTATGGAAATCGCCCTGCCGACCAAACCGCTGGACAACATCAACGACCCGAACGGCGAAATTGCCCTGTGTACCCTGTCTGCCTTCAACTTGGGCGCATTAAACAGCTTGGACGAGCTGGAAGGGCTTGCTGATTTGACCGTGCGCGCACTCGATGCCTTGCTGGATTATCAAGACTATCCGGTCGAAGCCGCCCGCACCGCGACCATGAACCGCCGCACGCTCGGCATCGGCGTCATCAACTACGCCTACTATCTGGCGAAAAACGGCGTCCGTTACAGCGACGATTCCGCACTCGGTCTGACCCACCGCACCTTTGAAGCCATGCAGTATTACCTGCTCAAAGCATCGGTGAACCTCGCCAAAGAATACGGCGCGTGCCCGTTGTTCAACCAGACCGTTTATTCGCAAGGCAAACTGCCCATCGACACCTACAAAAAAGACTTGGATGCCGTGTGCAGCGAACCGCTGTTGTGCGACTGGGAAAGCCTGCGCGCCGACATCGTCAAATACGGCCTGCGCAACTCTACCCTGACCGCTCTCATGCCGTCTGAAACCAGTTCGCAAATCGCAAACGCCACCAACGGCATCGAGCCGCCGCGCGGCTTGGTAACAGTCAAAGCATCGAAAGACGGCATTTTGAAACAAGTCGTACCGGAGTTTGAAACCCTGAAAGACGCCTACGAAACCCTATGGCAACTTCCGGGCAACGAAGGCTATTTGAAACTTGTCGGCGTGATGCAGAAATTCGTCGATCAGGCAATTTCCGCCAATACCGCCTACGACCCGGGCAAATTCGAAGGCAACAAAGTTTCCATGAAACAAATGCTCAAAGACCTGCTGACCGCCTACAAATACGGCGTCAAAACCCTGTACTACCACAACACCCGCGACGGCGCGGACGACACCCAAACCGACATCCAAGACGACGGCTGCGCGGGGGGGGCTTGTAAGATTTAA
- a CDS encoding YadA family autotransporter adhesin has translation MTNVAPGTADTDAVNVSQLNQAAAKAANKVEAGSNIVVTPTQNKDGSTTYKVATANDLKVNSFTAGGVSLSAKGINAGNKAITNVAAGVNNTDAANVGQVKAAKTEVKAGTNIASVVETKGSNDQSIYTVNADGASVSAGSTALTVTKGKKNANNVTDYAVDLSAKTKADIAKGAAAKDALDTKGLTFTGDTGTTGVKKLGSQVAVTGDSNITTKADTSGVNVALKRDLNVDSVTAGNTTVNNGGVTIKSPTTGNPNNTVNLTANGLSNGGKQITNVASGLNGRTVAQIKAEGSKAAEWNNAATVGDLTQVENNVTNISNNYSKTLGGDNNQYVDNTGKLTPAGKVALKTYNVSGQKEYVNNSVISAIKNMNEQGIKFFHVNDGQTQIDQATNTEDSSAAGKYAVAIGYQAKGNGVDAVAMGSQSVASGQNGIAIGKGAQATGANSISIGTGNKVSGANSGAFGDPSIINGANSYSVGNNNTVATDNTFVLGNNVTATKANSAFLGNNSGSFSQTGATTDATTGVHKAVSGSSNYTYLGANDANVAGVSDTVGIVSVGNASETRQIQGVAAGVISATSTDAINGSQLYYTNQAINQNINNQVVNMGNQLNQKIDDVAADSKAGTAAAMAVAGLPQAYLPGKSMMAVGGSVYRGESGYAIGYSSISDGGNWIIKGTVTGNSRGHVGGTAAVGYQW, from the coding sequence ATCACCAATGTTGCGCCGGGCACAGCCGATACCGATGCAGTCAACGTTTCCCAGTTGAACCAGGCGGCAGCGAAAGCGGCCAACAAAGTTGAAGCGGGCAGCAACATTGTCGTTACCCCGACTCAGAACAAAGACGGCAGCACCACTTACAAAGTGGCCACCGCCAACGATCTGAAAGTCAATAGCTTCACTGCGGGCGGCGTATCGCTTTCTGCCAAAGGCATCAACGCCGGCAACAAAGCCATCACCAACGTTGCCGCCGGTGTGAACAACACCGATGCAGCCAACGTCGGCCAGGTGAAAGCGGCGAAAACCGAAGTCAAAGCCGGCACCAATATTGCCAGCGTTGTGGAAACCAAAGGCAGCAACGACCAAAGCATTTACACCGTGAATGCCGACGGCGCGAGCGTTTCGGCCGGCTCTACCGCCCTCACCGTTACCAAAGGCAAGAAAAACGCCAACAACGTAACCGACTACGCCGTGGATCTGTCGGCCAAAACCAAAGCCGACATCGCCAAAGGTGCGGCCGCGAAAGACGCGCTGGACACCAAAGGCCTGACCTTCACCGGCGACACCGGCACAACCGGTGTGAAAAAACTGGGCAGCCAGGTAGCCGTAACCGGCGACAGCAACATCACCACCAAAGCCGACACTTCGGGCGTGAATGTCGCCCTCAAACGCGATCTGAACGTGGACAGCGTTACCGCCGGCAACACCACCGTGAACAACGGCGGCGTTACCATCAAATCGCCGACCACCGGTAATCCGAACAACACCGTGAACCTGACCGCAAACGGTCTGAGCAATGGCGGCAAGCAGATTACCAATGTTGCCAGCGGTTTGAACGGCAGAACCGTCGCCCAGATCAAAGCCGAAGGCAGCAAGGCGGCCGAATGGAACAATGCGGCGACCGTTGGCGACCTGACCCAGGTTGAAAACAACGTAACCAATATTTCCAACAATTACAGCAAAACCCTCGGCGGCGACAACAACCAGTATGTCGACAACACCGGCAAGCTGACCCCCGCCGGCAAAGTTGCCCTGAAAACCTACAACGTTTCCGGACAAAAAGAGTACGTCAACAACTCGGTCATTTCCGCCATCAAAAACATGAACGAACAAGGCATCAAGTTCTTCCATGTGAATGACGGACAGACGCAGATTGACCAGGCCACCAACACCGAGGATTCCAGCGCGGCCGGCAAATACGCCGTTGCTATCGGCTACCAGGCCAAAGGCAACGGTGTGGATGCCGTAGCGATGGGCAGCCAGTCTGTGGCTTCCGGCCAGAACGGCATCGCCATCGGCAAAGGCGCGCAGGCGACCGGCGCGAATTCCATCTCCATCGGTACGGGCAACAAAGTATCGGGAGCGAATTCCGGCGCATTCGGCGACCCGAGCATCATCAACGGAGCCAACAGCTACAGCGTCGGTAACAACAACACCGTCGCCACAGACAACACCTTTGTCTTGGGCAACAACGTTACCGCCACCAAAGCCAACTCCGCGTTCTTGGGCAACAATTCGGGCAGTTTCTCGCAAACCGGCGCAACCACCGACGCAACCACCGGCGTACACAAAGCCGTATCCGGCAGCAGCAACTACACCTACCTGGGTGCGAACGACGCCAATGTTGCGGGCGTGAGCGACACAGTCGGCATCGTCAGCGTCGGCAACGCAAGCGAAACCCGCCAGATTCAGGGCGTGGCCGCAGGCGTGATTTCCGCCACCAGCACCGACGCCATCAACGGCAGCCAGCTTTATTACACCAACCAGGCCATCAACCAAAACATCAACAACCAAGTGGTCAACATGGGCAACCAGTTGAACCAGAAAATTGACGATGTGGCGGCCGACTCCAAAGCCGGAACGGCTGCGGCGATGGCGGTGGCCGGCCTGCCCCAGGCCTACCTGCCCGGCAAGAGCATGATGGCTGTCGGCGGCAGCGTGTATCGCGGCGAAAGCGGTTACGCCATCGGCTATTCCAGCATTTCCGATGGCGGAAACTGGATCATCAAAGGCACCGTAACCGGCAACTCGCGCGGCCATGTCGGCGGCACCGCTGCCGTAGGCTACCAGTGGTAA
- a CDS encoding HAD family hydrolase, whose amino-acid sequence MIKAVLFDLDGTLADTAPDLGGALNALLAKRGLPPKDMSDIRAVASHGAAGLLALGAGISRGDEGFDEWRAAYLAEYEACFDRDTVLFPQIGNLLAVLVRRGIAWGIVTNKPAMFTDRLVPKLGFAVPPAVVVSGDTCAEAKPSVVPMLYACGQIGVAPQECLYVGDARRDMQAGRDAGMKTVLALWGYIAAGDRTEEWPADFAVSRPSDIEALLG is encoded by the coding sequence ATGATCAAAGCGGTTCTCTTCGATTTGGACGGCACGCTTGCCGACACCGCCCCCGATTTGGGCGGCGCGCTCAATGCTCTGTTGGCCAAACGCGGTCTGCCGCCGAAGGATATGTCCGATATCCGCGCGGTGGCCAGCCACGGCGCGGCCGGGCTGTTGGCGCTGGGTGCGGGTATTTCGCGCGGCGATGAGGGTTTCGACGAGTGGCGTGCGGCCTATCTGGCGGAATACGAGGCCTGTTTCGACCGCGATACGGTTCTGTTTCCGCAAATCGGCAATCTGTTGGCCGTGTTGGTGCGCAGGGGCATTGCCTGGGGCATCGTCACCAACAAGCCCGCTATGTTTACCGACCGTCTTGTGCCCAAGCTCGGTTTTGCCGTGCCGCCTGCGGTGGTGGTGAGCGGCGATACCTGCGCCGAGGCCAAGCCGAGCGTGGTGCCTATGCTTTACGCCTGCGGGCAGATCGGCGTGGCGCCGCAGGAATGCCTTTATGTCGGCGATGCCCGACGCGATATGCAGGCCGGGCGCGATGCGGGTATGAAAACCGTGCTGGCGCTGTGGGGCTATATCGCGGCGGGCGACCGCACCGAAGAATGGCCGGCGGATTTCGCCGTGTCGCGTCCTTCGGACATCGAAGCGCTGCTGGGCTGA